A section of the Scleropages formosus chromosome 16, fSclFor1.1, whole genome shotgun sequence genome encodes:
- the rapgef2b gene encoding rap guanine nucleotide exchange factor 2 isoform X3 — protein sequence MASYVDNSFRQAVMKNPAERTQQDLEIVYSYLHGMEALSNLREHQLRIMCETVRYERHEANEVLYYPDDIGTCWYILLSGSVFIKESMFLPRSSFGKRSAGSLRRGCECIVLEPSEMIVVDYMDENEEYFQRQASHRQSRRRFRKINQKGERQTIIDTVDPYPIGKPPLPRAYHTLPADFTKLHLADSLHPQVTHVTSSHSGCSITSDSGSSSLSDIYQATENEAGDMDLSGLPETAVDSEEDDDEEDIERSSDPLMSRDIVRDCLEKDPMDRTDDDIEQLLEFMHQLPAFANMTMSVRRELCAVMVFAVVERAGTVVLNDGEELDSWSVILNGSVEVTYPDGHTEILCMGNSFGVSPTMEKEYMKGVMKTKVDDCQFVCIAQQDYCCILNQVEKNMQKVEEEGEIVMVKEHRELDRTGTRKGHIVIKGTSERLTMHLVEEHSVVDPTYIEDFLLTYRTFLSSPMIVGKKLLEWFNDPSLRDKVTRVVLLWVNNHFNDFEGDPAMTHFLEEFENNLDREKMSGHLRLLNIACAAKAKLRVITLTKPSRDAPLPFTLLGGSEKGFRIFIDSVEAGSKASEAGLKRGDQILEVNGQNFENVQLSKANEILRNNTHLSITVKTNLLVFKELLARPAEEKKNGAPHLPKIGDIKKGSRYSIPDLAVDVEQVMGLEKGNKKTKANTVGGRNKLKKILDKTRISILPQKPYNDIGIGQSQDDSIVGLRQSKQIPAALPVSGTLSSSNPDLLQSHHRILDFNNPPATGPSNLPDQVLRVFKADQQSRYIMISRDTTAKEVVVLAIREFALTAAPEAYSLCEVSVTPEGVIKQRRLPDQLSKLADRIQLSGRYYLKNNMETETLCSDEDAQDLLRESQISLLQLSTVEVATQLSMRNFELFCNIEPTEYIDDLFKLRSRTGSANLKKFEEVINQETFWVASEIVHEPNQLKRMKIVKHFIKIALHCRECKNFNSMFAIISGLNLAPVARLRGTWEKLPSKYEKLFQDLQDLFDPSRNMAKYRNVLSNQNLQPPIIPLFPVIKKDLTFLHEGNDSKVDGLVNFEKLRMIAKEIRHVGRMASVNMDPALMFRTRKKKWRSLGSLSQGSANSAVLDVAQAGGHKKRVRRSSFLNAKKLYEDAQMARRVRQYLSTLTLETSEESLQTISLQCEPSSSTLPKSAGKKPDTSPVVSRAANQQKQQQQKGCQALQVPAVSLYPSRKKVPVKDLPPFGTSSPQALKKILSLSEEGSERHKKQSEDAISNASSQLSSPPTSPQSSPRKGGSQLRSHLSRQSDLTASCSSLGTENSNRNNNGASRTFGIGYVLAPSGTVDNFSDSGHSEISSRSSLVSNSSLDLMEDRRQRHSVSAVESHLGGPRMERRATLDPDQYSLGSYVSVHDSRSLYAGATVLSSTSSEELTQDQGDRASLDAADSGRGSWTSCSSGSHDNIQTIQHQRSWETLAFGHPPFDADPMACQEHGGHPGQARGSWASATAYWGEDTEGDTGTIKRRGGKDVSADTEASSVAPVPPEDCKQHSRPAHITVSSSNTKGLIVRKDGRFREPPPTPPGYTALTVSEAADGLPHSGRRPPDYNVALQRSRMVARSCDSPQPASRPQWSKSGDGDSRHPHFHSQGLSAEEAEGESLSPKLIPQRKTVAYTPETTRP from the exons GTTGACTATATGGATGAAAATGAGGAGTATTTCCAACGACAAGCATCACATCGACAGTCTCGCAGGAGATTCCGCAAAATTAACCAGAAAGGAGAACGGCAAACCATCATCGATACAGTTGACCCATACCCAATTGGAAAGCCTCCTTTGCCCAGGGCATACCACACG CTTCCTGCCGACTTTACAAAGCTCCACCTTGCCGACAGCCTTCACCCACAGGTGACCCATGTGACCTCCAGTCACTCAGGATGTAGCATTACCAGCGACTCAGGAAGCAGCAGTCTGTCAGACATTTACCAG GCTACAGAGAACGAGGCAGGGGATATGGATCTGAGTGGGCTGCCTGAGACGGCAGTAGACTCCGAGGAAGATGACGACGAGGAAGACATCGAGAGGTCCTCAGATCCCCTCATGAGCAGGGACATTGTTCGTGACTGCCTAGAGAAAGACCCCATGGACAGAACAGATGATGACATTG AGCAACTCCTGGAATTCATGCATCAACTGCCAGCCTTTGCCAACATGACCATGTCAGTGCGAAGGGAGCTGTGTGCCGTCATGGTGTTTGCTGTGGTGGAGCGTGCCGGCACTGTTGTCCTCAACGATGGGGAGGAG CTGGACTCTTGGTCAGTGATTCTAAATGGCTCTGTGGAGGTCACCTACCCTGATGGACATACTGAGATCCTCTGCATGGGCAACAGCTTTGGCGTCTCGCCCACCATGGAGAAGGAATATATGAAGGGGGTAATGAAGACCAAGGTGGATGACTGTCAG TTTGTGTGTATAGCCCAGCAAGATTATTGTTGCATCCTCAACcaagtggagaaaaacatgcagaaggtggaggaggagggggagataGTGATGGTGAAAGAGCACCGTGAGTTGGACCGCACAGGGACCAGAAAGGGTCACATTGTCATCAAG GGCACATCCGAACGACTAACAATGCATCTTGTTGAGGAGCACTCAGTGGTAGATCCCACGTACATCGAAGACTTTCTGCTCACCTACAGAACATTCCTCTCCAGCCCAATGATTGTGGGAAAGAAGCTTCTGGAGTGGTTCAATGATCCCAGCCTCAGGGACAAG GTTACACGGGTAGTGTTGCTGTGGGTAAACAATCACTTCAATGACTTTGAAGGGGACCCAGCTATGACTCACTTTCTGGAAGAATTTGAGAACAATCTGGATAGAGAG AAAATGAGTGGGCATCTGAGACTGTTAAATATTGCCTGCGCTGCTAAAGCCAAACTAAGGGTAATAACACTCACTAAGCCCTCCAGAGATGCCCCTCTGCCTTTCACTCTCCTGGGAGGCTCTGAGAAAGGCTTCCGCATCTTCATTGACAGCGTGGAGGCTGGCAGCAAGGCCTCTGAGGCAGGTCTGAAGCGTGGAGATCAG ATACTGGAGGTGAATGGTCAAAACTTTGAGAATGTTCAGCTCTCTAAAGCTAATGAGATCCTGAGGAACAATACACATCTATCTATCACTGTGAAAACAAATCTATTAG tGTTCAAGGAGCTTCTTGCACGACcagcagaagagaagaagaatgGTGCTCCTCACCTACCCAAGATCGGTGACATCAAGAAAGGCAGCCGCTATTCCATCCCTGACCTGGCTGTGGATGTAGAGCAAGTCATGGGCCTGGAGAAGGGTAACAAGAAGACTAAGGCTAACACAGTGGGTGGCCGCAACAAGCTGAAGAAGATACTTGACAAAACTCGCATCAGTATTCTGCCCCAGAAGCCCTACAA CGACATTGGAATTGGGCAATCTCAAGATGACAGTATAGTTGGTCTGAGACAATCTAAGCAGATCCCGGCTGCACTGCCTGTCAGTGGGACTCTCTCTTCCAGCAACCCGGACCTCCTGCAGTCCCACCACCGCATCTTGGACTTCAACAACCCCCCTG CCACAGGGCCAAGTA ACTTGCCTGATCAGGTACTGAGGGTTTTCAAGGCGGACCAGCAGAGTCGTTACATCATGATCAGTCGAGACACCACGGCCAAGGAAGTTGTGGTCCTTGCCATCCGAGAGTTTGCCCTGACGGCTGCACCTGAGGCCTACTCATTGTGTGAGGTGTCAGTCACTCCTGAGGGTGTCATCAAACAGCGACGACTGCCCGACCAGCTCTCCAAGCTAGCAGACAGGATCCAATTGAGTGGGAG GTACTACCTGAAGAACAACATGGAAACGGAGACACTCTGCTCAGATGAGGATGCCCAGGACCTCCTGAGGGAAAGTCAAATCTCCTTACTGCAGCTCAGCACAGTGGAGGTGGCCACACAGCTTTCCATGAGGAACTTTGAGCTCTTCTGTAACATCGAGCCCACCGAATACATCGACGACCTCTTCAAACTCAGATCTAGAACAGGTTCTGCCAACCTCAAGAAGTTTGAGGAGGTGATCAACCAGGAGACCTTTTGGGTGGCTTCAGAAATTGTACACGAGCCAAACCAGCTTAAGAGAATGAAAATAGTAAAGCACTTCATAAAGATTGCATTGCACTGCCGAGAGTGCAAGAACTTCAACTCCATGTTTGCCATAATCAG tgGCCTGAATTTGGCTCCCGTGGCTCGATTGAGGGGGACCTGGGAAAAGCTACCCAGCAAGTACGAGAAACTGTTCCAAGACCTCCAGGACCTCTTTGACCCTTCCAGGAACATGGCCAAGTACCGAAATGTTCTCAGCAACCAGAACCTGCAGCCTCCCATCATTCCGCTCTTCCCTGTCATCAAGAAGGACCTCACATTCCTACATGAAG GCAATGACTCAAAAGTTGATGGATTGGTGAATTTTGAGAAGTTGAGGATGATCGCTAAAGAAATCCGGCATGTTGGCCGCATGGCATCTGTAAACATGGACCCTGCTTTGATGTTCAGAACAAG GAAGAAGAAGTGGCGGAGTCTAGG GTCACTAAGCCAAGGCAGTGCCAACTCAGCCGTGCTGGATGTGGCGCAGGCCGGGGGACACAAAAAGCGCGTTCGAAGAAGCTCCTTCCTCAACGCTAAGAAGCTGTACGAGGATGCCCAGATGGCCCGTCGTGTGAGACAGTACCTGTCCACCTTGACTCTTGAGACCAGTGAGGAGAGCCTGCAGACCATCTCATTGCAGTGTGAGCCTTCCAGCAGCACAT TGCCCAAAAGTGCTGGGAAGAAGCCAGACACATCCCCTGTAGTCAGCCGTGCAGCCAACCAGcagaagcaacagcagcagaaaggatGCCAAGCCCTGCAGGTGCCCGCTGTCTCACTTTACCCGTCACGCAAAAAGGTTCCGGTGAAGGACCTGCCCCCGTTTG GTACAAGTTCACCTCAGGCGCTGAAGAAAATCCTTTCCTTATCAGAAGAAGGAAGCGAGCGTCATAAAAAGCAGTCGGAAGATGCCATTTCGAATGCCTCCTCCCAGCTGTCCTCTCCTCCCACCTCTCCACAGAGCTCTCCTAGAAAAG GTGGCAGTCAGCTGAGGTCTCACCTCTCCAGGCAGTCAGACCTAACAGCCTCCTGTTCTTCCCTGGGAACTGAGAACAGTAACAGGAATAACAATGGTGCATCACGGACCTTTGGGATAG GTTATGTACTGGCTCCCAGTGGGACTGTGGACAACTTCTCGGACTCTGGCCACAGCGAGATCTCCTCGCGCTCTAGCCTGGTCAGCAACTCTTCGCTGGATCTGATGGAGGACCGGCGACAGCGGCACTCTGTCAGTGCAGTAGAGTCACACCTGGGAGGCCCGCGGATGGAGCGACGGGCCACCTTAGACCCGGATCAATATAGCCTTGG GTCCTATGTCTCCGTACATGACAGCCGTAGCCTGTATGCAGGGGCCACAGTCCTCTCGTCTACCAGCTCAGAGGAGCTGACACAGGACCAGGGGGACCGTGCCTCCCTAGATGCAGCTGACAGTGGGCGAGGCAGCTGGACGTCATGTTCCAGTGGCTCACATGACAAcatccagaccatccagcaccAGAGGAGCTGGGAAACACTGGCCTTTGGTCACCCACCCTTTGATGCTGACCCCATGGCATGCCAGGAGCACGGGGGCCATCCAGGCCAGGCACGTGGCAGCTGGGCTTCTGCCACAGCCTACTGGGGCGAGGACACAGAAGGAGACACGGGTACCATCAAGCGGCGAGGGGGGAAGGACGTGAGTGCTGACACGGAGGCCAGCAGTGTGGCACCTGTCCCTCCTGAGGACTGCAAACAACACAGTCGACCTGCTCACATAACGGTGTCTTCCAGCAACACAAAAGGTCTAATAG TACGGAAGGACGGCCGGTTCCGCGAGCCGCCACCTACACCGCCTGGCTACACAGCACTGACTGTTTCAGAAGCAGCCGATGGGCTGCCCCATTCGGGCCGGAGGCCCCCCGACTATAATGTAGCTCTACAGCGGTCTCGAATGGTGGCACGCTCCTGTGACTCGCCCCAGCCGGCCTCCCGGCCGCAGTGGAGTAAGTCTGGCGACGGGGACTCCCGGCACCCCCACTTCCACTCCCAAGGGCTTTCAGCTGAGGAGGCGGAGGGTGAGTCCTTGTCTCCAAAACTTATTCCTCAGAGGAAGACAGTGGCATATACACCTGAGACTACCAGGCCATGA
- the rapgef2b gene encoding rap guanine nucleotide exchange factor 2 isoform X6: MASYVDNSFRQAVMKNPAERTQQDLEIVYSYLHGMEALSNLREHQLRIMCETVRYERHEANEVLYYPDDIGTCWYILLSGSVFIKESMFLPRSSFGKRSAGSLRRGCECIVLEPSEMIVVDYMDENEEYFQRQASHRQSRRRFRKINQKGERQTIIDTVDPYPIGKPPLPRAYHTLPADFTKLHLADSLHPQVTHVTSSHSGCSITSDSGSSSLSDIYQATENEAGDMDLSGLPETAVDSEEDDDEEDIERSSDPLMSRDIVRDCLEKDPMDRTDDDIEQLLEFMHQLPAFANMTMSVRRELCAVMVFAVVERAGTVVLNDGEELDSWSVILNGSVEVTYPDGHTEILCMGNSFGVSPTMEKEYMKGVMKTKVDDCQFVCIAQQDYCCILNQVEKNMQKVEEEGEIVMVKEHRELDRTGTRKGHIVIKGTSERLTMHLVEEHSVVDPTYIEDFLLTYRTFLSSPMIVGKKLLEWFNDPSLRDKVTRVVLLWVNNHFNDFEGDPAMTHFLEEFENNLDREKMSGHLRLLNIACAAKAKLRVITLTKPSRDAPLPFTLLGGSEKGFRIFIDSVEAGSKASEAGLKRGDQILEVNGQNFENVQLSKANEILRNNTHLSITVKTNLLVFKELLARPAEEKKNGAPHLPKIGDIKKGSRYSIPDLAVDVEQVMGLEKGNKKTKANTVGGRNKLKKILDKTRISILPQKPYNDIGIGQSQDDSIVGLRQSKQIPAALPVSGTLSSSNPDLLQSHHRILDFNNPPDLPDQVLRVFKADQQSRYIMISRDTTAKEVVVLAIREFALTAAPEAYSLCEVSVTPEGVIKQRRLPDQLSKLADRIQLSGRYYLKNNMETETLCSDEDAQDLLRESQISLLQLSTVEVATQLSMRNFELFCNIEPTEYIDDLFKLRSRTGSANLKKFEEVINQETFWVASEIVHEPNQLKRMKIVKHFIKIALHCRECKNFNSMFAIISGLNLAPVARLRGTWEKLPSKYEKLFQDLQDLFDPSRNMAKYRNVLSNQNLQPPIIPLFPVIKKDLTFLHEGNDSKVDGLVNFEKLRMIAKEIRHVGRMASVNMDPALMFRTRKKKWRSLGSLSQGSANSAVLDVAQAGGHKKRVRRSSFLNAKKLYEDAQMARRVRQYLSTLTLETSEESLQTISLQCEPSSSTLPKSAGKKPDTSPVVSRAANQQKQQQQKGCQALQVPAVSLYPSRKKVPVKDLPPFGTSSPQALKKILSLSEEGSERHKKQSEDAISNASSQLSSPPTSPQSSPRKGGSQLRSHLSRQSDLTASCSSLGTENSNRNNNGASRTFGIGYVLAPSGTVDNFSDSGHSEISSRSSLVSNSSLDLMEDRRQRHSVSAVESHLGGPRMERRATLDPDQYSLGSYVSVHDSRSLYAGATVLSSTSSEELTQDQGDRASLDAADSGRGSWTSCSSGSHDNIQTIQHQRSWETLAFGHPPFDADPMACQEHGGHPGQARGSWASATAYWGEDTEGDTGTIKRRGGKDVSADTEASSVAPVPPEDCKQHSRPAHITVSSSNTKGLIVRKDGRFREPPPTPPGYTALTVSEAADGLPHSGRRPPDYNVALQRSRMVARSCDSPQPASRPQWSKSGDGDSRHPHFHSQGLSAEEAEGESLSPKLIPQRKTVAYTPETTRP, encoded by the exons GTTGACTATATGGATGAAAATGAGGAGTATTTCCAACGACAAGCATCACATCGACAGTCTCGCAGGAGATTCCGCAAAATTAACCAGAAAGGAGAACGGCAAACCATCATCGATACAGTTGACCCATACCCAATTGGAAAGCCTCCTTTGCCCAGGGCATACCACACG CTTCCTGCCGACTTTACAAAGCTCCACCTTGCCGACAGCCTTCACCCACAGGTGACCCATGTGACCTCCAGTCACTCAGGATGTAGCATTACCAGCGACTCAGGAAGCAGCAGTCTGTCAGACATTTACCAG GCTACAGAGAACGAGGCAGGGGATATGGATCTGAGTGGGCTGCCTGAGACGGCAGTAGACTCCGAGGAAGATGACGACGAGGAAGACATCGAGAGGTCCTCAGATCCCCTCATGAGCAGGGACATTGTTCGTGACTGCCTAGAGAAAGACCCCATGGACAGAACAGATGATGACATTG AGCAACTCCTGGAATTCATGCATCAACTGCCAGCCTTTGCCAACATGACCATGTCAGTGCGAAGGGAGCTGTGTGCCGTCATGGTGTTTGCTGTGGTGGAGCGTGCCGGCACTGTTGTCCTCAACGATGGGGAGGAG CTGGACTCTTGGTCAGTGATTCTAAATGGCTCTGTGGAGGTCACCTACCCTGATGGACATACTGAGATCCTCTGCATGGGCAACAGCTTTGGCGTCTCGCCCACCATGGAGAAGGAATATATGAAGGGGGTAATGAAGACCAAGGTGGATGACTGTCAG TTTGTGTGTATAGCCCAGCAAGATTATTGTTGCATCCTCAACcaagtggagaaaaacatgcagaaggtggaggaggagggggagataGTGATGGTGAAAGAGCACCGTGAGTTGGACCGCACAGGGACCAGAAAGGGTCACATTGTCATCAAG GGCACATCCGAACGACTAACAATGCATCTTGTTGAGGAGCACTCAGTGGTAGATCCCACGTACATCGAAGACTTTCTGCTCACCTACAGAACATTCCTCTCCAGCCCAATGATTGTGGGAAAGAAGCTTCTGGAGTGGTTCAATGATCCCAGCCTCAGGGACAAG GTTACACGGGTAGTGTTGCTGTGGGTAAACAATCACTTCAATGACTTTGAAGGGGACCCAGCTATGACTCACTTTCTGGAAGAATTTGAGAACAATCTGGATAGAGAG AAAATGAGTGGGCATCTGAGACTGTTAAATATTGCCTGCGCTGCTAAAGCCAAACTAAGGGTAATAACACTCACTAAGCCCTCCAGAGATGCCCCTCTGCCTTTCACTCTCCTGGGAGGCTCTGAGAAAGGCTTCCGCATCTTCATTGACAGCGTGGAGGCTGGCAGCAAGGCCTCTGAGGCAGGTCTGAAGCGTGGAGATCAG ATACTGGAGGTGAATGGTCAAAACTTTGAGAATGTTCAGCTCTCTAAAGCTAATGAGATCCTGAGGAACAATACACATCTATCTATCACTGTGAAAACAAATCTATTAG tGTTCAAGGAGCTTCTTGCACGACcagcagaagagaagaagaatgGTGCTCCTCACCTACCCAAGATCGGTGACATCAAGAAAGGCAGCCGCTATTCCATCCCTGACCTGGCTGTGGATGTAGAGCAAGTCATGGGCCTGGAGAAGGGTAACAAGAAGACTAAGGCTAACACAGTGGGTGGCCGCAACAAGCTGAAGAAGATACTTGACAAAACTCGCATCAGTATTCTGCCCCAGAAGCCCTACAA CGACATTGGAATTGGGCAATCTCAAGATGACAGTATAGTTGGTCTGAGACAATCTAAGCAGATCCCGGCTGCACTGCCTGTCAGTGGGACTCTCTCTTCCAGCAACCCGGACCTCCTGCAGTCCCACCACCGCATCTTGGACTTCAACAACCCCCCTG ACTTGCCTGATCAGGTACTGAGGGTTTTCAAGGCGGACCAGCAGAGTCGTTACATCATGATCAGTCGAGACACCACGGCCAAGGAAGTTGTGGTCCTTGCCATCCGAGAGTTTGCCCTGACGGCTGCACCTGAGGCCTACTCATTGTGTGAGGTGTCAGTCACTCCTGAGGGTGTCATCAAACAGCGACGACTGCCCGACCAGCTCTCCAAGCTAGCAGACAGGATCCAATTGAGTGGGAG GTACTACCTGAAGAACAACATGGAAACGGAGACACTCTGCTCAGATGAGGATGCCCAGGACCTCCTGAGGGAAAGTCAAATCTCCTTACTGCAGCTCAGCACAGTGGAGGTGGCCACACAGCTTTCCATGAGGAACTTTGAGCTCTTCTGTAACATCGAGCCCACCGAATACATCGACGACCTCTTCAAACTCAGATCTAGAACAGGTTCTGCCAACCTCAAGAAGTTTGAGGAGGTGATCAACCAGGAGACCTTTTGGGTGGCTTCAGAAATTGTACACGAGCCAAACCAGCTTAAGAGAATGAAAATAGTAAAGCACTTCATAAAGATTGCATTGCACTGCCGAGAGTGCAAGAACTTCAACTCCATGTTTGCCATAATCAG tgGCCTGAATTTGGCTCCCGTGGCTCGATTGAGGGGGACCTGGGAAAAGCTACCCAGCAAGTACGAGAAACTGTTCCAAGACCTCCAGGACCTCTTTGACCCTTCCAGGAACATGGCCAAGTACCGAAATGTTCTCAGCAACCAGAACCTGCAGCCTCCCATCATTCCGCTCTTCCCTGTCATCAAGAAGGACCTCACATTCCTACATGAAG GCAATGACTCAAAAGTTGATGGATTGGTGAATTTTGAGAAGTTGAGGATGATCGCTAAAGAAATCCGGCATGTTGGCCGCATGGCATCTGTAAACATGGACCCTGCTTTGATGTTCAGAACAAG GAAGAAGAAGTGGCGGAGTCTAGG GTCACTAAGCCAAGGCAGTGCCAACTCAGCCGTGCTGGATGTGGCGCAGGCCGGGGGACACAAAAAGCGCGTTCGAAGAAGCTCCTTCCTCAACGCTAAGAAGCTGTACGAGGATGCCCAGATGGCCCGTCGTGTGAGACAGTACCTGTCCACCTTGACTCTTGAGACCAGTGAGGAGAGCCTGCAGACCATCTCATTGCAGTGTGAGCCTTCCAGCAGCACAT TGCCCAAAAGTGCTGGGAAGAAGCCAGACACATCCCCTGTAGTCAGCCGTGCAGCCAACCAGcagaagcaacagcagcagaaaggatGCCAAGCCCTGCAGGTGCCCGCTGTCTCACTTTACCCGTCACGCAAAAAGGTTCCGGTGAAGGACCTGCCCCCGTTTG GTACAAGTTCACCTCAGGCGCTGAAGAAAATCCTTTCCTTATCAGAAGAAGGAAGCGAGCGTCATAAAAAGCAGTCGGAAGATGCCATTTCGAATGCCTCCTCCCAGCTGTCCTCTCCTCCCACCTCTCCACAGAGCTCTCCTAGAAAAG GTGGCAGTCAGCTGAGGTCTCACCTCTCCAGGCAGTCAGACCTAACAGCCTCCTGTTCTTCCCTGGGAACTGAGAACAGTAACAGGAATAACAATGGTGCATCACGGACCTTTGGGATAG GTTATGTACTGGCTCCCAGTGGGACTGTGGACAACTTCTCGGACTCTGGCCACAGCGAGATCTCCTCGCGCTCTAGCCTGGTCAGCAACTCTTCGCTGGATCTGATGGAGGACCGGCGACAGCGGCACTCTGTCAGTGCAGTAGAGTCACACCTGGGAGGCCCGCGGATGGAGCGACGGGCCACCTTAGACCCGGATCAATATAGCCTTGG GTCCTATGTCTCCGTACATGACAGCCGTAGCCTGTATGCAGGGGCCACAGTCCTCTCGTCTACCAGCTCAGAGGAGCTGACACAGGACCAGGGGGACCGTGCCTCCCTAGATGCAGCTGACAGTGGGCGAGGCAGCTGGACGTCATGTTCCAGTGGCTCACATGACAAcatccagaccatccagcaccAGAGGAGCTGGGAAACACTGGCCTTTGGTCACCCACCCTTTGATGCTGACCCCATGGCATGCCAGGAGCACGGGGGCCATCCAGGCCAGGCACGTGGCAGCTGGGCTTCTGCCACAGCCTACTGGGGCGAGGACACAGAAGGAGACACGGGTACCATCAAGCGGCGAGGGGGGAAGGACGTGAGTGCTGACACGGAGGCCAGCAGTGTGGCACCTGTCCCTCCTGAGGACTGCAAACAACACAGTCGACCTGCTCACATAACGGTGTCTTCCAGCAACACAAAAGGTCTAATAG TACGGAAGGACGGCCGGTTCCGCGAGCCGCCACCTACACCGCCTGGCTACACAGCACTGACTGTTTCAGAAGCAGCCGATGGGCTGCCCCATTCGGGCCGGAGGCCCCCCGACTATAATGTAGCTCTACAGCGGTCTCGAATGGTGGCACGCTCCTGTGACTCGCCCCAGCCGGCCTCCCGGCCGCAGTGGAGTAAGTCTGGCGACGGGGACTCCCGGCACCCCCACTTCCACTCCCAAGGGCTTTCAGCTGAGGAGGCGGAGGGTGAGTCCTTGTCTCCAAAACTTATTCCTCAGAGGAAGACAGTGGCATATACACCTGAGACTACCAGGCCATGA